From a region of the Deltaproteobacteria bacterium genome:
- the hrcA gene encoding heat-inducible transcription repressor HrcA, protein MTIVLTQRGRSVLNAIIRDYIETAEPVGSRAISKKNDIRLSPATIRNIMADLEDIGLITHPHVSAGRVPTETGLRFYINSILELRPLAEAEKLRIQNYLRESNQEVEELLKTTSKMLAVVTEQAAVVSRPKSSATVFKHIEFIRLRDNLVLMVLVTEAGLVQNKIIEIEDNLYQPELDRLTQYLNELLSNLTLEQVKQKILDEMKKDKDDFDALLSRALEISNQAFEEESVGEVYIEGRTNLMQYPEFSQIETLRDLFKAFEEKSILIRLLEKSINASGIQIFIGSETQINEMGGCSVITASYTKGDYPIGTLGVIGPTRMNYDRVIPIVDYTAKMVSQILEKKS, encoded by the coding sequence ATGACTATAGTTCTGACTCAAAGGGGTCGTTCCGTTTTAAATGCTATCATCAGGGATTATATTGAGACGGCCGAACCGGTCGGTTCCCGGGCCATATCCAAAAAAAATGATATCCGGTTGAGTCCGGCCACTATTCGGAATATCATGGCCGATCTGGAAGACATCGGGTTGATCACCCATCCGCATGTCTCAGCCGGTAGGGTGCCCACTGAAACAGGGTTGCGTTTTTACATTAATTCCATTCTGGAACTCCGCCCTTTGGCCGAAGCAGAAAAGCTGAGGATTCAAAATTACTTAAGAGAAAGCAACCAGGAAGTGGAAGAATTGTTAAAAACCACCTCCAAAATGTTAGCCGTTGTGACCGAACAGGCCGCCGTCGTTTCCCGGCCCAAATCCTCGGCAACCGTTTTTAAACATATAGAATTTATCCGCCTGCGAGACAATCTGGTATTAATGGTCCTGGTTACTGAAGCCGGTTTAGTTCAGAATAAGATCATTGAAATCGAGGACAACCTGTATCAACCCGAATTGGATCGATTAACCCAGTACCTGAATGAATTACTCAGTAACCTGACCCTGGAACAGGTGAAACAAAAAATATTGGATGAAATGAAAAAAGACAAGGATGACTTTGATGCCTTGTTGTCCAGGGCCCTGGAAATTTCCAACCAGGCCTTTGAGGAGGAATCGGTCGGTGAGGTGTATATTGAAGGCCGGACCAATCTGATGCAGTATCCGGAATTCAGTCAGATCGAAACCTTAAGGGATCTTTTTAAGGCCTTTGAAGAGAAAAGCATTTTAATCCGACTCCTGGAAAAAAGCATTAATGCCAGCGGTATTCAAATCTTTATCGGTTCGGAAACCCAGATCAATGAGATGGGAGGGTGCAGCGTCATCACCGCCTCTTATACCAAAGGAGATTATCCCATAGGAACTTTGGGGGTCATCGGGCCGACGCGGATGAATTATGATCGGGTGATCCCGATCGTCGA
- a CDS encoding ogr/Delta-like zinc finger family protein, protein MDEKKTTCPHCGQKMKKWKTPAASTWGTEFQYICFNDECPYFVRGWDWTMKTMKANASYRHRYNPSNGEEGPLPVWSYDALKCDIIED, encoded by the coding sequence ATGGACGAAAAAAAAACCACCTGTCCCCATTGCGGGCAGAAGATGAAAAAATGGAAGACCCCCGCGGCTTCCACCTGGGGGACGGAATTTCAATATATTTGCTTCAATGATGAATGTCCTTATTTTGTCCGGGGCTGGGACTGGACCATGAAGACCATGAAAGCCAATGCTTCCTACCGGCACAGATATAACCCGTCAAATGGCGAAGAAGGCCCCCTGCCGGTCTGGTCCTATGACGCCTTAAAATGCGACATTATTGAAGATTAA